The window GACCTCTCATCCCTGTCTTCTGCCTCTCCAAGGTAAAGAGCTGCAAATTGGAAAAATTTCTGCTCTCTCTCATTGAATTTCAGTAGTGAATGTCAGAAATGTAAATGAGGCTGTTTTCTCATATTTTCTAGCTCTATCACCTTCTCTCTGAAAACACCCTTTGTGGACGTTCGGACTGAGAAAAGGGGATTTCAAAGGAAGGTAGCAAATCGTAAAAGAATTTGCCTTGAGGAGTTTGACGAGGCCCTACGGAATCGACAGGCGGCGATGGGTGGAGACCCTGGTAAGCCCTTTCCTCTGCATCCTATCTAATTTCTTCCCCCTTATATCTCTGCTTctcttttgttcagtgtattataTTGTTTGATATGTACTTAAATGATCTGGAACAATATGAGATTGAGACTCTTATGTAAGACTACATTTTGTGTGAAGAGTTGAACTTAAACCTAGTACTTCCTCCTCTTTTTCTcttcccacctccctctccctgtttTTCAGAGCTGAGTGTTAGGGAGGTTCAGCAGGGTCTCAGTGAGACCGTTCGTTCTGAGGGGTTCACCTTGGGACTGAGTGACCTCACCGCTCCTGACATCACCCATGACATCATCACCAGCAACACAGCGCTCTACGCCCCGCCTGATGACACAGCAACAACCTTCATTATCGCCACCCAGGACAAAGACACCATCACAGGAACACAGATCCAGCGAGGAATGAAGAATGAGGAGGAGAAAGATATGGAGGAGGTAGGGGAAAAAGGAGGACAAGATGGAAATAGACAACAAAGATGGAGAGGATTTGGCTGTTGTTGCTGGGCAGAGAGGGGCCTCGGTGAGACTGGAGGAGTCCAAATCACAGACCGAAGAGGTAGCTGACTCCCAGACAAAAGAAGTAGAAGAGGTAGCTGACTCCCGGACCGGAGAAGATGAGGAGCTGGCTAAATCTCCGACAGAAGGAGAGGTAGCCGAGTCTCCGACAGAAGGAGAGGTAGCCGAGTCTccgacagaaggagaggaggaggagataaatGAATCTCAGACAGAAGATCTAGCAGATGAAGGGGGACAGGTAGTGGAAGGGCAGGAAAAAGGCTTGACATCACAGAGTTTAGCACACAATGTGATGCACATCAGTCGGAGAACTTATTGCTCAGGGTGGTGTCAAGGTTGCAGGAGTGATTGAAGGAGGGAGGGGCTACAAGAGCATGGGAGCAGAGCTCCATCCTACAGAGACTGGTGAGTCAGGTTGGTAATGAGAGCATGATGTGATAATGAAAGATGTGACATTGGCCGATGTGGACAGTATTCCACTTAGCTCAAATACTGCTTGTCAACAAGACTGTTCAGTCTTTAAGTTTGAAAAATAATCTTAGTGGTCTATTCAATTTTCTGTTCTATTATTTAATTTAGTATTTGTGAGACTGTTTTATtgatgtctttgtgtgtgttttgtggggTGGGCTGGCAGAAGGTCAGAGGGGGACACTGCTGGTGAGTGGCACAGCGGGCCGGAGGTGGGAGCTAGTGAGAGCGCCCACACCCGCACAGTAACCCTTGGCAGCGCCCCTCCCTCCCCGTTGCCCCAGGAAGATGAACAGGAGCTGGAAGGTTTGAGTAGAACAGGCACCAGCCTTGGaaatgaggagatggagaacTCCATGCCTCCTTTAGAGATGACCTTTGAACCTGAGAACAACGCCCCTCACAGTAGCGTCTCATCCCTGCACCCCATCACTGCCCAGAGCCCAGCTGACCATGAGGAGGACTGGGATGATGTGGAAGAGGGGGATGGTATCCAGAGTGAAGGTTAGATCTACAAAATCTGTATTcaggtgtgtgtgcgcgtgcgtataTTCTGTGATGACTAACCCCTTCTTTCTTACAGAGCTGTCCATGAAGACACCTGCGTTTGTCAGAAAGAAGAGGAATGCTCTGCCAATTGACCCCCTGGCCACACCCACTATTCTCAAAGACCTTCAACCAAGGcaagtcacacacaaacacatgcagtcattttagtagtagtattattgtgTGTTTATACGTGTGCTAGTTTGTGTGCAAGCTTGTGACCTAATCTGTTGTCTTTTGGGGCCTCAGTGTTTTGTCTGGTGCTGCAGCTGCGGTGAAGCCCAAAGCGGTGAGGGGAAAGCGGGCTGGATCAGCCAAGAAGGATACTGGTCTCTCTAAGAGCTACATCATGAGCGTGTTCAAACACTTCGCCAAGACCAAGGTGTCTACAGATGTCCACCCTGTCCTAAAGGAGATGTAAGAATCTACATCCATTTTAGGGAAAAGTGCTTATGTTCATTAACCTGCACATTGAGTGATTTAGTGATGTACCAATCTGTTTAAAGATAGGAAAACATCAGAATGCAACTGTTCTTTTATCGTTGATGTTAAATTATATGTATTAGTGACAGAATAGAGGACTTACTTAATGATAATGTATTGATGGATGAATACATGTGTAACATTTACTTGCCAGAATGGAGCTCTACTTTGACCGACAAGCTGATGACTTGGAGATGTTTGCTGCTCACGCCAAGAGGAAGACCATTGAGGTGGAGGACGTAGAGCTGCTGATACGGAGGTTTGTTTATAGCTGTGGTTCGTCAGGTGTTTAAGTGTACAGTATGTACTATAATCTCCTTgtcatgtgtgtgcgtgtattcGTCTTTCTCTAAATCTTTTTTCTCTCCAGACAGGGGTTTGTGACTGACAGCATGCCAGTGAATGTGTTGATTGAGAAATATCTCCCAATGGAATCCCGGAAGCTCCTCATTCCTGTGGCAACAAATGGTAACTACGTCATTCCCAAACCGAGGAGAAAATGATCAGCCTATACTGAGAATGATCAGCCCAAATCATAATGTGGGCTGATGTTGTATATTTGATTGAATATCTATTAACAGCTGTTCATTTATTACCTGTAGACACTAATTGAAACACAGCCAGGACAAGACCATGTAACCTGGTGtaaatgtgttgtttttgtttgaaTATGGCTTcgtctttttgttttgtttgtttatatttGTCGAAAATATTACTGCAATaaaatttatttgatttattcagTAGTTAGGTCTGGCATTTGTAAGGGCCTTTGGATGAGAAAGGACACCCTGAGGTCCTGAGATTAGGAGTGCCTCTGCTTCCATCAGAGAATACTAAAAGACACAACCAATACAACAAGCACTATAGTTTGTAGACACTAATCTAATGCCTCATGCTGCCCCCAGTTTTCACAATCAACCCAGCTAATCACAGTACAGTCAGAATAAAAAAGCAATCATTCAAACTTTCGCATTCGTTACTTTGGGGTGTGATCATTAGGCAGATTATGtttcaaaacgttttgcaacaaacCGTTTACTCCAAACAGAAAATACAAACGaccgtttctattggacaaattcagttagGGCCATTTTCGTTCGCCTTGATTGCTTCCTGGCTAACGGTCAGCTTTCAAACAATACGCTTCGAACACACTGATTGTGATCTGCGTTTTGGCTCTCCAGaagtacattaatttccaatggatcgcagcgtttgccttgcagcattgcgttgcagaggcagttctAGTGCGTTATGTGTGGTAAATCGAAtgtatgcatcaaattgtatgcgtagacttgacagaaagtagtagaatgttgaatttttgttgcacacatatccagtaaAAAGAATGGGGATTCCATAATAAGaaaaacagtttgattgcataatttctttacatATTTTATTCATTTGCCAAGTAGCATACATATTTATTCGATGACATCTAAAAATTAATTGTGCGAgcctataatataatttccctccaAAATGCTTAGTTGCTTAGCAGGCTCTTTCAACAATGAGACCAAACGGTGAGGAAGGTGGTTTTGATCGCGCGGGTGTAAGGGACCAGCCCTGCCGAAAGCGCAGGCCTGTGTGGGTCCCGAAAGCATGGAGGGGAGTACCACCGTCTCATTCAAGAGCTTCAACTGTTTGGATTAGAATTTCGAAGTTACTTTCGTCTGGACCGAAGCCAGTTCGATCACCTGCTCCAGATGGTTGGAGCCAGGATCGCTCGGATGGATACCAACTACCGGGAGTCCATCAGCCCAGTTAAACGCCTGGCGATTTGTCTCCGGTAAGCTAAATTATAGTGAATTTTTAAAGCCTTTGATACCGTAATTGATTTATATTAGATATATTTTATGtgcaacctagctagctaaaggGCTCTCTAGTTAATAGCCCCTATGTGACATCAGATTTACTTTCACAGAATGTTCATTAGGACTATAACTTTTCCCAAAGTTGGTTTAAAATCCTTTTTTAATGATGCAATGTTACCAAATGAAAATAAAGTTGTGGTGCCTTCTGCCCTGATGAAGGTGGGCTAGTCTTCTCCAGGACTCCTTGTTGTTCAAGACAGTTAGTCATTCATTAAATTCTTATTGGAATTACTTACACTCTTAaacaaaagggttccaaaagtgtCCTTCTGctttccccataggataaccctttgggGAAAATGttatacatggaaccaaaaaagtTTCTTCAAAGGATTCTCCTATGGGAATAACTggagaaccattttaggttctagatagcaccttttttttctaagagtagaGTTGGCCTGGGCTACAGTTTATTGATACAGTCATAGACTGAATTGTACTGCTTCAAGGCATTGTTAATGATGGTTGATGAGTATTACAATATAATTAGTAGAGCATAATAAACTGTAATGAGGTAGGTATATGAGTAGGTAGAATATGTGGGTGGAATTTCAAGTTACACACAATATTGAtaattatatttcagattcttggcGACAGGGGACTCCTACAGGACCATCGGATTCAGCTTCGGAGTTGGACGGTCCACGGTGGCAGGCATTGTCCCCTCTGTGGCACAAGCCATTTGGGACTGTCTGGTTGGTGAATACATGCCTGTCCCCAAGGAGGAAGACTGGAGGGCCATTGCTACCTAGTTCCTGGAGAGGTGGAATTTCCCCAACTGTCTTGGCTCCATTGCTGGGAAAAATGTAGTCACCCAGGCTCCACCGACCTTGGGTTTCGCAATTCTACAACAAGGGTACATATTCAGTTGTACTCTTGGCTGTTGTAGATGCCATCTACTGTTTCCGTGTCGTCGATGTTGGTGCTTAAGGCAAGGCAAGAGAAGTGATGGGGGGACCCTCCGGGACTCTGCCTTCGGCCAGGCACATCAGGATGGCACCCTGGAGATTCCACCACCAGCATCACTCCCTGGGGCTGAAGACCTGGGACCCGTTCCCCACGTCTTCGTCGGCGACGAGGCCTTCCCTTGAGACCCAACCTCATGCGGCCCTAAGCTGGACGCCAGCTGCCATTGCCAAAGTCTGTAAGGATCTTTAACAAACGACTATCCAGGTAAAGGTTAGTTGTTGAATGCGCCTTTGGGATTCTGGCAGCCTGGTGGAGAATGTATCGGGGAGTGCTTGGTCTTAGCCCCTCAAATGTTGATGCCTGCGTGAAGGCCACGTGTTCTCCACAACTACCCGCAGAGGTCATTCCAGGAGCTGCTTCGGGTGGAGACAAGCACGCCAAATGGTCACCTACCTGATGTCACCAGGGCATGTGCCAACAACACCCTCACTCAGACAGGCACTCCAGGTGAGGGAGAAGCTGACCACCTACTTCTCATCACCAGCAGGTGAAGTCCCATGGCAGTATGCCGTGGAGTGAAACAGCTCTTTGAAGAGCCCCCTAACACCAAGGTTATTTTAAGAACCATCCACCGTTGTCCATAAAATAGCATTTTTACCCCAGATTACTTTGTCTCATTGTTTCTCTTCTTTTGGAAGATATATATAAGTGACATTTGGGAGTAAAGACCACACCTtaaaccccttccctctcccattAACATCAGTATTATACACATCCGGCATGGTACATCAGATGAGCAGGACCTCTAAGGTTATACGACATAAAGTTAGTATGATAATGGGACAAGTTAACCTAGGGTCCATACAAATAGTACAGTTTATCACCATCTTCACCGCTCTGACAAAATGCAGGTGGAAAAAAACTAATTAGGAAGAGAATGTGTTTTTACTTTCATCTTGTCTTAGATCTGCAAAGGTGTAAGGAAGAAATAAGCAGATTAAGTCTAAATGAGAtattaataaacaaataaaacTGAAAAACTATTGAAagaggtgtgtgtgcatgtaaaaATACAACAATTAATGTGTAGCCTGTAATCTGTAAGAGAACAAAAAGAAAAAGAGCATGTATTTTTGGCACAACTGCAGACAGATACAGGGACTACTCATGAAGCCTATAAGTAGTAAGGAACTTCAGACATGGCCATAAAGAGAGAAAGGGCAGGGCACTGGAGATCTGAGGgacagaggagtggaggagatgtgtgtgtgtctgaaaaaACAAAAAGTGAATGTGTAGCCACAATACAGGTAAACACACATTTCACCTTTAGTCTTgtaaaagaacaagagaatctgAATTCTCCAGTGTCAGTTTTCATGCAATCTATGTACAACTAATAATGAATGACTAATAATGAATGCTATCCTAAGTATTGAGAAACGATTTACTTTATGAATTCCATGAATTTTATACTAAAACAGCCTACTAACAAGGAATATGGACAGTTGGAAAATCTCAATTGAGGACAGTTGGAAT is drawn from Salvelinus fontinalis isolate EN_2023a chromosome 4, ASM2944872v1, whole genome shotgun sequence and contains these coding sequences:
- the LOC129852914 gene encoding LOW QUALITY PROTEIN: uncharacterized protein LOC129852914 (The sequence of the model RefSeq protein was modified relative to this genomic sequence to represent the inferred CDS: deleted 1 base in 1 codon; substituted 1 base at 1 genomic stop codon) codes for the protein MDSVDENVSARILLQNVIQTESSRSPITRSASQAQFQSPGSRVRHSIRLRRSDVGALTPQEALKQSIKNKLCESTSRSSLPEPPSKRRAVSEGVRKINTLAPATASLLYDVDITPRYLLRGILQTELETSLLVQDRPVRKEPELPSTNSSLHSNRPSTGLSELDLPDMTTTVNLSNTVKGLSRKRPRRSLNITAFNRQLEHEDGEGEGGSATEKDLSSLSSASPSSITFSLKTPFVDVRTEKRGFQRKVANRKRICLEEFDEALRNRQAAMGGDPELSVREVQQGLSETVRSEGFTLGLSDLTAPDITHDIITSNTALYAPPDDTATTFIIATQDKDTITGTQIQRGMKNEEEKIWRRXGKKEDKMEIDNKDGEDLAVVAGQRGASVRLEESKSQTEEVADSQTKEVEEVADSRTGEDEELAKSPTEGEVAESPTEGEVAESPTEGEEEEINESQTEDLADEGGQVVEGQEKGLTSQSLAHNVMHISRRTYCSGWCQGCRSDCLCVCFVGWAGRRSEGDTAGEWHSGPEVGASESAHTRTVTLGSAPPSPLPQEDEQELEGLSRTGTSLGNEEMENSMPPLEMTFEPENNAPHSSVSSLHPITAQSPADHEEDWDDVEEGDGIQSEELSMKTPAFVRKKRNALPIDPLATPTILKDLQPSVLSGAAAAVKPKAVRGKRAGSAKKDTGLSKSYIMSVFKHFAKTKVSTDVHPVLKEIMELYFDRQADDLEMFAAHAKRKTIEVEDVELLIRRQGFVTDSMPVNVLIEKYLPMESRKLLIPVATNGNYVIPKPRRK